One segment of Megachile rotundata isolate GNS110a chromosome 6, iyMegRotu1, whole genome shotgun sequence DNA contains the following:
- the LOC100874917 gene encoding MICOS complex subunit Mic10 — MATWTEDEIGRKWDRCFTDALLKFGGGILLGGVFSLFFFKRRKWPILTGAGFGLGMAYSNCQEDLNSSVRVTQKKKECKIPGAPEKKNS, encoded by the exons ATGGCTACTTGGACTGAAGATGAAATTGGAAGAAAGTGGGATCGATGTTTTACGGATGctcttttgaaatttg GAGGAGGAATTCTTCTTGGAGGAGTATTTTCGCTATTCTTTTTCAAAC GAAGAAAATGGCCGATTTTAACTGGAGCAGGTTTTGGGTTAGGTATGGCATATTCTAATTGTCAAGAAGATTTGAATTCCTCGGTAAGAGTTACCCAGAAGAAAAAAGAATGTAAGATACCAGGCGCACCagagaaaaaaaattcttaG
- the l(3)80Fg gene encoding dnaJ homolog subfamily C member 16 l(3)80Fg, producing MLSINFLSTSESVSKRSNNINRRVNNIKLLMRFSFLIVVFIITTKLLSPASGSESLGNPYKILGVHKRATLQEIRKAYKNLVKEWHPDKTDHPGAENKFVEITKAYEILTDPERRKKFDNHGITEESISRQRRDNSHFNNVLDPLEELFAGNFKFHYQNRDISLFYKMSITYRSFENVIIPKTYRTPYMILFYSDWCFACLQVEPTWRRLIDELEPLGLGLATAHAEKESALARRLGIHSLPCLVVIIDGRSSVYKESLFSIQKIVDFLRNKFPYKLIPSINTNNVDNFLSGWIDNRIRALIFDKKESVRLRYLFIAFYYRDRVAFGFVQMDKPETEAIAAKYKISMDLDTLLLFNENSEKPMASVSMKDISSDTMHNVISNNKFLALPRLSNQAMLDSVCPPEWLRPQKRLCAVLISQQNSPLHDLARHKFRQAALESSYSTERVRYTYVFKDTQPEFVSALSTGEGSPLEPLLHIVIIWRRDANHLKYEWLPTDWIEAAQDETQWNETRQNLEQTIQRLLRVSEALPYAAVVGELADEHAQGTVDKLIGKALLAVDYISDSLTKEQILPLVSVIATLMLIGAAGYGMSYLVKLEEASVQAERAQCKDNSKSTPSQPQLRLHELRAEKYNGLVRLLKPGCRTIILLVDVQSRLKLLPAFHKAVWPYRKNKTLMFGHMSLERGLDWYKKLLSLTLPEQKELNINAKNCVGTVLSLNGHRKYFCMYHAKHPECTKGKGSKRIERMTKQLTRRTDDAEAGAFIGFDSSNESDLSEDESGNNVLYQDNLLDGLPMWLDRLFEGLTHRYYVNYWPEFTAK from the exons ATGTTAtcgattaattttttaagtaccTCTGAGTCAGTAAGCAAACGATCAAATAACATTAATAGGAGAgtgaacaatataaaattattaatgaggTTCTCATTTCTTATTGTGGTTTTCATAATAACAACCAAATTATTATCGCCGGCTAGCGGGAGTGAATCATTGGGAAACCCGTATAAAATATTAGGTGTTCACAAACGTGCCACCTTACAAGAAATTCGAAAGGCATATAAAAATCTTGTCAAAGAATG GCATCCAGATAAAACTGATCACCCTGGCGCAGAAAATAAGTTTGTAGAAATTACTAAAGCGTATGAG atctTAACTGATccagaaagaagaaagaaatttgataatcatGGCATTACAGAAGAAAGTATCTCTAGACAACGTAGAGATAATAGTCACTTTAATAATGTTCTTGATCCTTTGGAAGAATTGTTTGCTGGAAACTTCAAGTTTCATTACCAAAATCGAGATATTTCACTTTTCTATAAGATGAGTATTACATATCG gtcatttgaaaatgtaatcATACCAAAAACTTATCGCACACCTTatatgatattattttattcggaTTGGTGTTTTGCTTGTTTGCAAGTAGAACCAACATGGCGTCGACTAATTGATGAATTAGAGCCATTGGGTCTTGGTTTAGCAACTGCTCATGCAGAGAAAGAATCTGCTTTAGCAAGGAGACTTGGTATTCATTCTTTACCATGTCTTGTTGTTATAATAGATGGCCGTAGTAGCGTCTATAAGGAATCACTCTTTAGTATTCAAAAGATTGTTG ACTTTTTACGAaacaaatttccatataaattAATACCTAGTATAAATACAAATAACGTAGACAACTTCCTCTCAGGATGGATAGATAATCGAATTCGAGctttaatatttgataagaAAGAATCTGTACGGttacgatatttatttattgcattttattataGAGATCGTGTTGCATTTGGTTTCGTTCAG ATGGACAAACCAGAAACAGAAGCTATTGCagctaaatataaaatttcaatggaTTTAGAtactctattattatttaatgaaaattctgAGAAACCTATGGCATCTGTTAGTATGAAGGATATATCTAGCGATACAATGCATAATGTAATTTCAAATAACAAATTCCTTGCTTTACCAAGACTTTCAAATCAAGCAATGTTAGATTCTGTTTGCCCTCCTGAATGGCTGAGACCTCAAAAACGATTATGTGCTGTTTTAATATCACAACAGAACAGTCCTCTTCATGATTTAGCTAGACATAAATTTAGACAAGCAGCTTTAGAATCGTCTTACAG CACGGAACGTGTTAGATACACGTACGTATTTAAAGACACACAACCTGAATTTGTATCAGCATTGTCAACGGGCGAAGGCAGTCCTTTAGAACCTTTATtacatattgttattatttggaGAAGAGACGCGAATCATTTAAAATATGAATGGTTACCTACTGATTGGATTGAAGCTGCTCAAGATGAAACTCAATGGAATGAAACACGTCAAAATTTAGAACAAACTATACAAAGATTATTGCGTGTATCTGAAGCTTTGCCCTATGCTGCAGTTGTAGGAGAATTGGCAGATGAACATGCACAG gGTACCGTAGATAAACTTATAGGCAAGGCATTGTTAGCTGTAGATTATATTTCGGATAGTCTTACTAAAGAGCAGATATTACCTTTGGTATCGGTAATAGCTACTTTAATGTTAATTGGTGCTGCAGGATATGGAATGTCATATTTAGT tAAATTAGAAGAAGCGAGTGTTCAAGCTGAACGTGCTCAATGTAAAGATAACAGTAAATCGACACCGTCTCAACCACAATTACGATTACACGAATTGCGAGCAGAGAAATACAATGGTTTGGTTCGATTATTAAAACCAGGCTGTAGAACTATTATACTATTAGTTGATGTTCAAAGTAGGCTAAAACTATTGCCAGCTTTTCATAAAGCTGTGTGGCCTTATAG GAAAAATAAAACCCTTATGTTTGGGCACATGTCTCTTGAAAGAGGGTTAGATTGGTATAAAAAGCTCTTATCCCTCACATTACCAGAACAAAAAGAACTAAATATTAATGCAAAGAATTGTGTGGGAACTGTATTATCTTTGAACGGGCAtcgtaaatatttttgtatgtacCACGCTAAACATCCAGAATGTACTAAAGGCAAGGGTTCAAAG AGGATAGAACGAATGACAAAACAATTAACTCGAAGGACAGATGATGCAGAAGCTGGTGCATTTATTGGATTTGACAGTTCTAATGAATCTGATCTTTCTGAAGATGAG AGTGGAAATAATGTTTTATATCAGGACAATCTTCTGGATGGTTTACCTATGTGGTTGGATAGATTATTTGAAGGTTTAACACATCGTTATTATGTAAACTATTGGCCCGAGTTCACTGCCAAGTAA